From Nicotiana tabacum cultivar K326 chromosome 20, ASM71507v2, whole genome shotgun sequence, one genomic window encodes:
- the LOC142174874 gene encoding uncharacterized protein LOC142174874 translates to MATASSSSFPSSSSRTNRHGRDLRCFFFVDLRRSSLPWLLRPLLLLLLPRRLLPDDSSSPFTAATASFTSSMAAAFFTSNAELLSLLVASSSSVRCYCLLHVAMAAAASSSSPRRLLPDDSSSLFTAATASFTSSMATAFFTSNAELLSLLVTSSSSIHCYYLLHVAMAAAVSSSSPRRLLLFLLRCGQTTLVAAAAPSLLLSAASFFSSSIVRSWSSSASNCFGAIIVSGQNCFHSSSSSFRSGTLI, encoded by the exons ATGGCTACTGCTTCTTCATCGTCTTTTCCCTCGTCTTCTTCACGTACAAACCGCCATGGACGAGATCTTCGTTGCTTTTTCTTCGTCGATCTTCGTCGCTCCTCGCTGCCATGGCTGCTACGTCCACtgcttttgcttcttcttcctcgtcgCCTGCTGCCCGATGATTCTTCTTCTCCGTTCACTGCTGCTACTGCCAGCTTCACGTCATCCATGGCTGCTGCGTTCTTCACGTCCAACGCCGAGCTGCTATCGCTGTTGGTCGCTTCTTCTTCGTCTGTTCGTTGCTACTGCCTCCTTCACGTCGCTATGGCTGCTGCTGCGTCTTCTTCTTCACCTCGTCGCCTGCTACCCGATGATTCTTCTTCTCTGTTCACTGCTGCTACTGCCAGCTTCACGTCGTCCATGGCTACTGCGTTCTTCACGTCCAACGCCGAGCTGCTATCGCTGCTGGTCACTTCTTCTTCGTCTATTCATTGCTACTACCTCCTTCACGTCGCCATGGCTGCTGCTGTGTCTTCTTCTTCACCCCGTCGCCTGCTGCTGTTTCTTCTTCGTTGCGGCCAAACGACCCTCGTCGCTGCTGCTGCTCCGTCACTTCTGCTCTCCGCTGCTTCCTTCTTCAGTTCTTCGatcgtccgttcgtggtcgtcttcggcgtcaaatTGTTTTGGTGCGATAATCGTTTCCGGACAGAATTGTTTTCATTCAAGTTCTTCGTCGTTTCGATCTg gtacactaaTCTGA